ACATCACCAAAACCTTGTCAACTTGGTTGGATACTGCGCAGACGGTGATCAACGGATTCTTGTCTATGAATATATGCCAAATGGCTCATTAGATGATCATCTTCTCGGTATATATACATCTAAAACATTACAAAACATCATTACCTATGCATTTTATAGTTTTAAAAATTAGCTTTTCTATTTCAGATTTGGCGCGGACCAAGAACAAACCGTTGGATTGGGACACAAGGATGAAAGTTGCGGCAGGAGCAGCGAGAGGGCTTGAGTATCTACACGAAACAGCTGATCCTCCTGTGGTCTACAGAGATTTCAAGGCCTCCAACATATTGCTTGACCAAGAATTTAACCCAAAGCTTTCGGATTTTGGTTTAGCTAAAGTTGGTCCGACCGGTGGACAGACTCATGTGTCGACTAGAGTGATGGGAACATACGGTTACTGTGCCCCTGAGTATGCTCTCACAGGACAGCTCACTATGAAGTCCGATGTGTACAGCTTTGGAGTTGTGTTCTTGGAGATGATCACAGGAAGAAGAGTCATTGACACGACAAAACCAACTCGAGAACAGAATCTAGTTACTTGGGTAACAAGAAACTCAAACATCCTTCGATTTCTCTAATCATTAGTTTGTGTTTTCTTGATTGGTGGGGTTGCTAAAATGTACAGGCGAGTCCATTGTTCAAAGATAGGAGAAAGTTTACGTTAATGGCGGATCCGTTGCTTGGAGGGAAGTATCCGATGAAGGGATTGTATCAAGCGCTTGCAGTTGCAGCGATGTGTCTTCAAGACGAAGCAGAAACGAGACCTAATATGAGTGATGTAGTCACTGCGCTCGAGTACTTAGCTATGACCAAAAGCGAAGAAGATGGAGAAACGAATTAATATAACAGATTTAAGCTTTGAAG
The DNA window shown above is from Brassica oleracea var. oleracea cultivar TO1000 chromosome C3, BOL, whole genome shotgun sequence and carries:
- the LOC106335766 gene encoding serine/threonine-protein kinase CDL1-like; translated protein: MKMNCLFCCMSERQFTRRSSSRQGIKDCIDANNTLSRFENISYKTDSSRRRFISEEISKLGKGNISAQIFTFRELCVATKNFNPENQLGEGGFGRVYKGHIETPEKVVAVKQLDKNGYQGNREFLVEVMMLSLLHHQNLVNLVGYCADGDQRILVYEYMPNGSLDDHLLDLARTKNKPLDWDTRMKVAAGAARGLEYLHETADPPVVYRDFKASNILLDQEFNPKLSDFGLAKVGPTGGQTHVSTRVMGTYGYCAPEYALTGQLTMKSDVYSFGVVFLEMITGRRVIDTTKPTREQNLVTWASPLFKDRRKFTLMADPLLGGKYPMKGLYQALAVAAMCLQDEAETRPNMSDVVTALEYLAMTKSEEDGETN